The Toxorhynchites rutilus septentrionalis strain SRP chromosome 3, ASM2978413v1, whole genome shotgun sequence genome includes a region encoding these proteins:
- the LOC129774797 gene encoding uncharacterized protein LOC129774797, producing MKIYIALLVATLAVAAQGSYLPTVWPQSGAWNGWHGWNGLNTWDNHGLAAYPYAKSWSSAWPVASQWNNEWNGYYGGVDKLNSWGLPWAGYGAGAYGWGHHGLVKTVVPVSKQIASTPGSLHVAPVPLDGEKVIGY from the exons ATGAAG ATCTACATCGCTCTCTTGGTCGCCACTTTGGCTGTTGCCGCTCAAGGATCATATTTGCCAACAGTTTGGCCACAGTCCGGTGCGTGGAATGGCTGGCATGGATGGAACGGATTGAACACCTGGGATAACCATGGTCTCGCTGCTTACCCATATGCCAAATCGTGGTCCTCTGCATGGCCCGTAGCCTCTCAATGGAACAACGAATGGAACGGATATTATGGTGGCGTGGACAAGCTTAATTCGTGGGGACTTCCATGGGCCGGTTATGGTGCTGGAGCCTACGGATGGGGACATCATGGACTCGTTAAGACTGTGGTGCCAGTATCGAAGCAGATCGCTTCCACTCCAGGATCGCTTCACGTTGCCCCGGTGCCACTCGATGGGGAGAAGGTTATCGGTTATTAA